CCGGCAAAAACTGCTCAAGGCTTTCCTTAGGGAAAAGCCTATGGTTTCAGGGGGTTGGCTGTCCATAGATCCTTCCTAGAGAATGTGACCCGACTCCTGGAGCCACCTAGCATGAGAGCCATGTGGAGCCCTTGGGCTTGGCTCCGTCCGATCAAGGTCAGCTGGGAAGGCTGTGTGTCACTGAATAGACAAATCTCACACCAGGCAATACCTTCATGGTTCTTTTTGTAATAGCAAAATATGAAACAAAGCCAGAGAATTTAGGAAATAAACCAAGGAGACTGTGTTGACTCGGTGCAAATCTGACAGGAAGTCCAATGCAGGTGATCACAGCGGAGCGCTGATGGCATTTCTCAGCCAGGGGACatagtcttttattctttttccttcatttcttcccttccatcccttcttttcttcttccctctttttcgTTCTCAAATGTATTTTATGATAGAGCAGAAGATGGAAAGGTTAGGACCCACAAAAGTTTCCCTTCATGGGAGACACAATAAATTTAGGCCAGAAGTCAGAAGCCAGCACGCCAGGCTCTTTAGTGTCCCAGTTACTACCGCTGCGGTAACAACCATCCAGAGACTCAGCGACACAAAGCTTTGATTATACACATGGCTTCTGTAGGTCAGCAATCTGGGGCATAGCAGGGACAGCTTGTGTCTGCTCCATGATATTGCAGACACAGCCGGGAAGCCTCAGATGGCTAAGGGCGATTTGATGCCTGGCGGCCAGAATCATCTGTAGGTGTCTTCAGTCCCATGACAGAAGCCGCTGGGGTGGCCTGGAGGTTGGACTCGGCAGGGTCCGCCAGTGGGGGCACCACGTGTGGCCTCCCCGTGGGGCCTGGTTCCTCATAGCACGGCAGCTTCAGGATGGTTGGATTCCTCACATGGTGATGGAGGGACCCAAAATAACAAGTGTCCCAGGTGACAAGACAGAAGCTTCTTGGCCTTTTACTACCTATCCTTGGATGTCACATGATCTCACTTCTGCTACTCTCTGCTGGTTGAAGCAGGCATGACTCTGCCCTGATCCCAGGGGAAGGGGGCAAAGACCCTATTTTTCGATGAAAGGATAGTCAGAAAATGTACACCATCTTTTGAAACCACCATACTTGGGACTGTCTCCAAACTGTGTCCTCACCACCATGCAACTTGGAGCTGTCCACAACACCATTGACCCAGCCTCAAGTCTCCAGAGAAAGGCCAAGAAGACACTGGGAACATTTGGGCCAACTGTTGTAAAGTACCAAAAGGGGGAGAAGAGCCTATGAAGGTGCCTACCACCAAATTTGCTGGATCCCATTAATATCTTACTGAGGTCattttgttcaacaaatacttcCTCAGCATCTGCTTTGCTATATTCCAAGGGGGTAAGGCTCTTAAGACAACAACTCCAAGGAGCTTATGAGCTCATAACTTGCAATCAATTTAGAGCAGACATGGGTCTAAGAAGCTTTACCACCACATGAGAATTACAGcatctgggggcccctgggtggctcagtcggttaagcgtcttttgcatgggtcatgatctcagggtcctggcattgagtcccacatcaggtcccttgctcagtgggaagcctgcttctccctctccctctgtcccccaaccccacttgtgcttgctctctctcagataaataaaatcttaaaaaaaaaaaaaaaaaagatttacagcACCCAGACCCACCTAGAATAGAGGCCTCTATATCATGAATTCCCTCATGCTTCCCAgaaatttctgggttttctctgcTACTAATAATTTCACACACCACAGCCCATTACAGCCTCATTGGAACAGCTGCTCCTTAGCCTGGCAGCACCAAGGACAAGGGATGACCTCTCCCTTGGGTTAAGCTCCAGAGGACGAAGGCAGGGGTGGCTCCTTCCACAATAGCATTCTGCACCTTGTCCCCAAAGCTCACTCCACTTCTCTGTCACCCAGTCCTGGCTATCCTCAGATGATATCAACTCAGAAGAactagagaaacaaaaaacaaaattaaatgcaCTCAATCAATCAATCGCCAAAAAATGACATCAAGCAGCAGCCAAGAAATGCAGAGACATGGGTGTGGTAGGTGAATGGGACCAAAATCTTCCTTGGTCAGGGAACTCAGACAGGCAGACAGTGGGAGGGGTGACTGACATATAGAAGGAAAAGCCACAGGGCAGTGAGGACAGGAGACCTATGACCCTCAGCCCCAAAACACATGTGACCAAATAGGCAGGCTCCTCCTCGCATGAAACCTTTTATTACAACAGCACACTGAGGGCCCAGCCCACTTCCCTGCAAACAGTCCCTGGGAGTAAGACTGGTCTTCCTTGGTACGTAGGACACAGCTTCATTGGGCGTGGGAACAGCTCCTCTCTTGGTCCATGAGAGTACCTCTCCCTTTGGCCAAGCCCTCTCTGAGGCTGGGGTGATTGATGCATGAAAGGCCTTCTCCTCTGGGGACCCCCAGGCTCACACAGTCCACTTCAGGCACCTGCAGGTAGAGGAAGCCCAGGATGAGGCAAGGTTCTGGGAGGCCTGAGGGGATGTAAGGGAGACGATGTCTCCCAGGGGCCCGGGGAAGGTTCTGAGTTCACCTGGTCTCCTGGTGGGTGCCCAGACAGCGCACAGTGCAGTACCGAGCACCACAGCTGACGCACGTATACGGGGAGGGGAAGCCGCAGACAGCACAGAAGGGGCGCTGGGGCCGGGAGGGGGGTCCCGCACAGGCTGTCAGGTAGTTGGGGCCCTCGGCCACACTCAGGTTCTGCAGAGACAAGGGGAGGGCTCCAGAACTCCTCACCCACCCACATAACAGACACCTGCTCAGGACAAGGACCACTGTGGGCTCATTCCCTCCTTGTGGggccctcccaggccctgggccagcccCCCTCACCTGCTCCTCCAGCAAGGCCTGAAAGTTCTTTCGGAAGCGAAGTTTAAAATGATCACCTcgagttttcttcttcttctttcctacGGAGGATGGGCAATTCCAGTTTTACCCTTGAATGCCAAGGGCGTTAGGGGCACCGACCTCCTCCACGCAGtcaaaaaatctgtgtataactttcaACTCCCTACAAAACAACTTCAGatagtctactgttgaccagaagcctacTGATAGCACAAGGGTGGTTAACACAGATTTTACACATTGTATGTATTACACACTGTATTCTTCCAACAAGGCTAGAGAAAACCAACgattaagaaaaccataagggaCAGAAAACACCTTTACAGGACAGGACtgtaaaaaacccacaaacaaggGGGACCCATACAGTTCAAACCTGTATTGTTCAAAAGTGAACTGCAGCTACTTGGCACATGCCAAGAAAGACACCATCTTTCTCTGTGCCATTGTTCCCAACACCCACATgtccactccctgcccacctgctccCCTGGGTTCCAAGCTGGCCTCTCTCTACCCAGTGTGTCCCTCCCTTCACTTCTCCAGCCTGCACCTACATGCATTGCAAGCTCCCCTAAGGCTTTGTGTCCCAGCTGGAGGGGCTCTGGGAGCTCAGCACCTCCATGTTCTGTATTCTCAATCTGCTAAAGgcagtggaggcagagaggagagggaggctggCTCACAGTCACAGGAGCCAGTCCCTCCCTGGCAGAGCCAGTCGGGCTCCTGGGTCATCTGCCCAACCCCCAGCCCTATGCCCCGGGGCAGgctcctcccctttcctctggCCTGCGtccccaggcccggccccgcccttcccccctcccgcctcctcctccacccGCCTTACCCGTGTCTGCATCATCGTCAAACTGAGGCAGCCTTTTGCCAAGCTGGGGGAGTCCTGCGTGGGGATCGTCCTGGAAGTTGTCATTCTCCAAGGCCTCGAGCTGCCGGTTGATGCGGCGCTGTCGCGCAGCCCGGTCCAGAACCCGCCGCTGTCCAGGATCCTGGGAGCGAACTGGATGGAGCAGAGCCAGAGAGTTGTGGGGGCACAGGAGAGAAGCTGGGGCGTCCCCAGCCTTTCTTCCCAATTCCCAGACCCAACCAATGAAATGCCTCCTGGAGACCTCTCACTGCTGGCAGAAGTCACAAAACCGTGCAGATGGGGACCATTGTACACTCTGGGCTTCCAGCCTTCAGTGGACCTTAATGTCCCCACCTTCATACTCAGCAATCCCATTTCCTGCAGAAAGGACACTGGCCACCCACATGTAGAGACGCTCATCTTTCAGCCCACCCTCAAACATAATTATATGGGCACCTGCCTTCCCTCCATTCCAAATGGatacaacaccccccccccaacttctcCCCGACTCCACTGGagttctttcctccctcctgcaTCTGCAACCCCACAGATACTTTCCCTTCACTGGAAAACCTGCCAAACTCTCACGTTGACCTTATGTCCCTGTGACTCATCTTTGAGAGAAGGGTCCATGGGATGTTTCATTTCTTCCCCTCCCATCTACTCCTCAACCTCCAGCAAACTGACTCCCATTCAGTGCGAACCACTCACAATTGGTGCCAAATTCACTGTGTATTTCTGCAATCTGCCTTTTATGACACCCTGAGACTCTGTCGACTGTTTCCCTCAGGTGGAAAGAATCCCCTCATTTGCTTCCTTGACATGACTTCAGGTTTTCCTTATGGTTATAGGCACTCAGTGAATATGTGTTTAATAAAGAAAGAGATATTTTGTGTAGAATTAATAGACCCCAGTGAACGGCTGGAGGGGTTTAAAATGGTGAGGTCAGCAAGTGATTTCCTGCAGTCGACTAAACAGCCAACAGTTGTGGAGCTAAGGAGAAAGTTCAGGATTAAGAGAACCACTTTTGGAGTCATTTGCATCTGGGTGAGAGAGCCCTGTGTTTGGGTTCGAAATCCCAGGAAGAGTGAAAAGATTGAGACAGAGATGGGGACAGCCCTCTCCTTAGGGGGGTGACAGTAGGCCACATGAGAGGCTTAGAGAGTAGCCAGAGATGGCTCTGCTGATGCTGTAGCTCAAAATAGAATCTTCCCAtccaagtctgcttctcccgctgtgCACTGTTTAAGTGGAACCATCGACACAGACATCCTAAACAAGAAACCTAGGAGTTATTtcagacctctctctctctttatcaggGTCTGATCATTCTACATTAAATATCtctttattcactcaacaaatatttattgagtgcctgtaACCATAATAATAGCATCAGCACCAGTGGCTAACGCTTACTGGGCATACACTACAAGACAGGCCCCACGCTAAGCACTTTGTGTAAGAGCTTTAACTCTTTATCAACCTTAAGAGAGAGATATCATTATCATCCCCAGATCACTTAAGTTCAAAGGCTAAGAAGCATGTCCAAAGCTCACATAGCTTGgtcagaattcaaatccagaacTGCTCAGCTCTGGATCTCTGCATATTGCCTCTTTTCCAAGTGCCCAGCAGTGCCCTAGGCTCTGGGAACACATGAGCTTACAGTCAGGTGGGGAAAGCCAATGATCAAACAAACAAGCAGAGTACAGCATAGAATATGCTAGCACAAGGAAGTACAAAGTACGACAGAGGACATGTCAGAAACACCTAACTTGACCTTGGGGTAGTCAAGATTCTCCAGAGTAAAGATTAGGTTGAGATCTGACCTAGAAGAAGAATAGAAGTTAgaagaatagaagaatagaagTTAGCTTGGTTGGGGGAGGTGGAAAGGTATGTCAGGTCTTCGTACCAGCACgagagaaagggagatgggaTGGGAGACGGAGGTGCCTTCAATAAATTGTAAAAAGTTCAAGTAGGGCTGCTATCTAAAGTAtattgggtgggggtgggggtactgTGTGTATATAAAGTCAGGCTGACCTTTAAGTATCTTATCTTTAAGTATCTTACCTTTAAGTATCTAAAGGAATTTGGATTTggggatttacatttttaaaaaatatcttatttatttattcagagacacacacacagagagagagagagagagagagagagagagagagaggcagagacacaggcagagggagaagcaggctccatgcagggaacccaaggtgggactcaattcGCCGGCTCCAGGGTCATGCACTGTGCggaaggcaagcaccaaaccgctgagccacccaaagatcCCCGGATTTGGGGATTTACAGTGTGAATAATGGAAATCTGGCAAAGAGTTTTAAGAAAGGACTGACACGATTGGATCGACTGTAGTCAATCTGGCAGGGTGTTCCACCCACATACCTCTTTGTGTCTACAACGCCATCGCTCCCTAACTGGCCTTCCAGCCTCTACACCTGCCCGGTACAATAAGGTagccacgggatccctgggtggcgcagaggtttagcgcctgcctttggcccagggcgcgatcctggagaccccggatcgaatcccacgtcgggctcccggtgcatggagcctgcttctccctctgcctgtgtctctgcttctctctgtgtctctcatgaataaataaacaaaatcttttaagaatataaaataaaagataaatctgtTTCGGTCACGCCTTTGCCTTAAAAGGACCTGTTGATGGTTCTCCACTGCCCTCTCCATAGAATTCAAACTCTCCAGCGGTGTACAGAATGCCCTTCAAGTGTACCTTTCCGCAGCCTCGAGACGCTCACTATTCCCCTGCAAGCCCCCAAATGTGCACTTGGCTTCCTGAGCGACTTGCTTTTTCTCGCTTTCCTGCCTTTGCACTCGAGGTTCACGCTGCCGGGAATGAGTCTCAGCGCGCCCGTACTGAGCGAAACCGTGACTCGACTTTTAGGATTCAGCTCaagcttttttctccctccaagCCTTCCCGGTCCCCTCCGTCCCAGGAGCAGGGTTAGGTGCCACTCCTCCCCGCGCCCAGGAGCTGTGCACCCCTCTGCCGCCGCACATATCGCCCTGAAATGCAGCGGTGGGCCTGCACGTCTCTCCCCGTCCCCGAGAGCCAGCTCCTCGACGATGATAGAgaactttttcctctttccatcccCGGCACTGGCACGGAGCATGCCAGGTCTGAGGGGCCACCCCGACGCCAGGACCCGAGGACCGGGGAAAGGCTTTGAGACTAATAACGAGTGCGAACATCAGAGGCCACGGTCTGGGAAGAGGTAGGAGGCCAACCGCCGGGGGCTCACATACCCGAAGTTTTCTTCTCCACCATTTCCACAACACTCCTGACGGAAGAGCTTACTGCGCACGCGCGCTAAACCATTCCGTGGAAGGGGATGGCATCACTTCCGGTAGCGCGTGCTGTTTGCGCGTGCGCAGAACGATCCCAGAGGGCATGCCGCTGCGCCCACGCGTTACGTGGTGTTGCCTAGGAGACGAGAAAGCTTTCCGCCATATTTTATAGGGGCAAAACCACTTCCGGCCTGAGTGTGGTTGTGTATTTTGTGGGACCCCTTGAAATGGATCACCTTAAAGAGGTGGTGCCGGTGGTCCTTTGAGAAATGTCATTCTCCTTTCGTCCTTCTGAAGATGCCATCATCACAAAGGCTGCCCCTGGAGCTTCTCCCCGGGGCGGCTGAGGCGAGGGGCTGGACTTCAAAGAAAGTGGGCAGGCTCGAGTGCGCAAGCCGAGAGGCCCCGGGGACCGCCTGCGGAAACCTCGCCCCCCGCGCCGCTGGGGCCGCAGACTCCTCTGGCCGCCCGCTCCTGCACTCgtccccgctccccgcgccccccccacccccaccgccgtGCTCTCCCCGCCTTCCGTTCCGCCGCTCCGGGCAGGGCTGTGGCAAAGACCCGCCTCCGCATCCCGCCCGGCCTGCAGGGGGTCACTTCCCCTCTCCGGATTTCAGCTTCCTCGCGTGTCAGGCGGCGCTGGGCCCGGCTGGCTCTGGCCAGAGTCCTCGGCTCGGGATAGCcggcccgagccgccgcctcccgccgggCGCCCCCTCCGCGGGCTCCGCGCAGCCGGCGCGCTCACGCCCGGGGACAATCCGAGCCTTGTCTGCGGCGCCGGCTCTCGAGTTTTCAGTAGCCTCGGGCTACGCCTTTTTTTCCAGGGCGGCGCCCAAGCCCCGCTCCTCCTCGGGGCTGGCCGCCCTGCGGCCCCGGCCGCGCTGCCCAGAACCCCTCCCCAGAGTTGGGATCCGCGCGCACAGCCCCAGCGCCCCGCGGGCCTGTGTGCCGTCTGCGCCGGCTCCCCGCCATGGCCTCCTCCGGCCCCGGACTCCGGCTCCTCCTGGGGCTCCtactgctgctgccgccgccgcctaCCTCGGCCTCCGACCGTCCCCGGGGCGGAGACCCGGTCAACCCAGGTGAGAGCCCCGGGAACGCCGAGTGGGTGGTGCCAAGTCTGCGTGCCCGCCcgcggggccggggtgggggtcgAGGTCTGGAGGGGGTGCCGGCCTCCTCCACGCCCTGCGCCCTCCACTCGGCCAATCCCGCGGCCCCTcgcccactccccaccctgagccgGGATTTCCAGCCTCCCCACGTGAACGGACCCCGAATTCCTGGGTGTCACTCCCATCCGCTCTCAGCTGGGGCCCACGTTCCCCTGGTTGGGCCGAGTTTAAGAAGGAATTGGAAAAAAGCGAAGGACTGGAGCAGAGTCGTAGGGAGGCGAAGGGGGTGGGCGGTGAGCTGGGTGAGTGGGTCCTGAGCACCAATTCCGGCTGGTGACAGAGAAGCTGCTGGTGATCACAGTGGCCACAGCCGAAACCGAAGGATACCGGCGTTTCCTGTGGTCGGCGGAGTTCTTCAACTACACTGTGCGGGTGAGAGGAatgccctccttccccccaccccaggggtgggcagagggctgGATGTCCGGGGCCCCACGGTGAGCCTGGTCGGGAGGGCCCAGCTGGCTGACTGAGCCCCTCCCTGGCATGGCGGGTCTCCCCCACAGACCCTGGGCCTGGGAGAGGAGTGGCGAGGGGGTGATGTGGCCCGAACGGTTGGTGGAGGACAGAAGGTCAGGTGGCtaaagaaggagatggagaaatatgCAGACCGGGAGGATATGGTCATCATGTTCGTGGACAGGTGAAGAAGGGGCTgctgaaggggagg
The genomic region above belongs to Vulpes lagopus strain Blue_001 chromosome 3, ASM1834538v1, whole genome shotgun sequence and contains:
- the ZNHIT1 gene encoding zinc finger HIT domain-containing protein 1 isoform X2, producing MVEKKTSVRSQDPGQRRVLDRAARQRRINRQLEALENDNFQDDPHAGLPQLGKRLPQFDDDADTGKKKKKTRGDHFKLRFRKNFQALLEEQVPEVDCVSLGVPRGEGLSCINHPSLREGLAKGRGTLMDQERSCSHAQ
- the ZNHIT1 gene encoding zinc finger HIT domain-containing protein 1 isoform X1 gives rise to the protein MVEKKTSVRSQDPGQRRVLDRAARQRRINRQLEALENDNFQDDPHAGLPQLGKRLPQFDDDADTGKKKKKTRGDHFKLRFRKNFQALLEEQNLSVAEGPNYLTACAGPPSRPQRPFCAVCGFPSPYTCVSCGARYCTVRCLGTHQETRCLKWTV